GACCGGGCGTCACGGGCCCAGGATCCGTGTGAGGAGCGGCACGGTCGCGGTGTCCACGGGGGCGAGCGCGAGCGCCGGCGCCATCCCGAAGATGACGAGCACCGCGACCAGGAGGACGAGCGCGACCCACTCGGGCCCGCGCGCGTCCTCGAGGTCGTGGAAGTGCGGCGAGGCCGGGCCCCAGAAGATCTGCTTCGCGACCCGCAGCACGTAGACGGCCGTGAGGAACGTGCCGGCGACCGCCGGGAAGAGCCACCAGCGGTGGCCGGAGCGCCACGCCCCCATGAAGGTCAGGATCTCGGCGATGAAGCCCGCGGTCGCCGGCAGGCCGAGGGAGGAGAGGCCGCCCACCGTGAACGCGGTCGCGATGCCGGGCATGGCCCTGCCGAAGCCGCCCATCCGCCCGATCTCGCGCGAGTGCGCCTTCTCGTAGACGAGCCCGACGAGGGCGAAGAAGAGGCCGGTCATGATCCCGTGGGCGAACATCTGGAAGACCGAGCCGTTGAGC
This is a stretch of genomic DNA from Candidatus Methylomirabilota bacterium. It encodes these proteins:
- a CDS encoding proton-conducting transporter membrane subunit; its protein translation is WLVGTIACVNIVYGALAAMAQTDLKYVIAYSSVSHMGLVMLGAATLTEAGLNGSVFQMFAHGIMTGLFFALVGLVYEKAHSREIGRMGGFGRAMPGIATAFTVGGLSSLGLPATAGFIAEILTFMGAWRSGHRWWLFPAVAGTFLTAVYVLRVAKQIFWGPASPHFHDLEDARGPEWVALVLLVAVLVIFGMAPALALAPVDTATVPLLTRILGP